In the Deinococcus arcticus genome, one interval contains:
- a CDS encoding phosphotransferase family protein → MAATLNTGHMEPRQPYATPIVLADLPGELRARLGPEPYLHGPPHQGRTSRVAFALDASGSPAVLKRSVGPHLALLRREYHALRTLHPLRVPAPAPLLYLERPAPPDPEGWLMTRRLPGTTLEAALRATPDRTDRAALLADFGAALAQLHATPPPPGFGHPDWLEQALAAAAQLNPGVDPAHLAQLRRERPTPQRAALIHGDLFLDNVMVAGGRVTGFIDWAFADVGDLRADVAVATQNLSPADQTAFAAGYGPGARLTAQERAFFMAVALLF, encoded by the coding sequence ATGGCGGCCACCCTGAATACTGGGCACATGGAGCCCCGGCAACCATACGCCACCCCGATCGTGCTGGCCGACCTGCCCGGGGAACTCCGGGCGCGGCTGGGGCCAGAGCCCTACCTGCACGGGCCCCCGCACCAGGGCCGCACCTCCCGCGTGGCCTTCGCGCTGGATGCCAGCGGCAGCCCCGCCGTGCTCAAACGCTCGGTCGGCCCGCACCTGGCGCTGCTGCGGCGCGAGTACCACGCGCTGCGCACCCTGCACCCGCTGCGCGTGCCTGCGCCAGCACCGCTGCTGTACCTGGAGCGCCCCGCCCCACCTGACCCGGAAGGCTGGCTGATGACGCGCCGCCTGCCCGGCACGACGCTGGAGGCCGCCCTGCGGGCCACGCCGGACCGGACGGACCGCGCGGCGCTGCTGGCCGACTTCGGCGCGGCCCTGGCGCAGCTGCACGCCACCCCGCCCCCGCCGGGATTTGGCCACCCAGACTGGCTGGAACAGGCCCTGGCAGCGGCGGCCCAGCTGAATCCCGGGGTGGACCCAGCCCACCTGGCCCAGCTGCGCCGCGAGCGACCCACACCCCAGCGGGCAGCCCTCATTCACGGCGACCTCTTTCTGGACAACGTGATGGTGGCCGGCGGGCGCGTAACGGGGTTCATTGACTGGGCCTTTGCCGATGTGGGCGATCTGCGCGCCGATGTGGCCGTCGCCACGCAGAACCTGAGCCCGGCCGATCAGACCGCCTTTGCCGCCGGCTATGGCCCGGGTGCCCGGCTGACGGCCCAGGAACGCGCCTTTTTCATGGCGGTGGCGTTGCTGTTCTGA
- a CDS encoding AAA family ATPase, with amino-acid sequence MLRSITLQGFKSFADRTRLEFGPGVSAVIGPNGSGKSNVVEAIRWATHQARARELRAGRASELIFHGSGGKAPLGLAEVQLELHTPEGRVNLARRIYRDGAAEQDLNGRPVRVRDVQGALRGTGLGPGGLAVIGQGEVSGVVQAEGKTLLGHVQEAAGLSRAVSARQETEARLREADTHLGALRLVLGEREAALARLARAAQEARDWRTLSLRVLTLEDALRRERQAAHAREIAAARAEGAELEARSAALGAEVQAAAAAVEQAREAAQGARARRDAYAGALETLRAARDAAAQAGRYRDHLLGERAALRAELDALPRSPPEVPAPDLPALDAALQGARSAAETAEAQARRLDAELSRARTLAARAAEAQAREAGGRETLRAELERAQGNLDTTLDALHAAQERLDTARDAREQAEAAYRTLHTEREAALNHERHLRAELARVNASVAPLRRERERLEQTLNSYARYGEGARNALRLDHPGIVGSVADLLSVPAEYETALGAALGRRLEQVVVQRAEDAREIIDELKRVGGRATFLPLDLIRARPRRDAALMRENGVVGNLADLCPSDPPLVSEAMLADTLVVRDLRAANRMARTYSSRPRLVTLDGELVAPGGAITGGRARDTGAGVLSDQRRFQELDAELDDADRQSTHLGAELKKLEAALAGGAAAHDALLAARERAAQEESQTERRAAELGAQARSLEAHRDRLRARLGPEDPAPVDPVALPDLITLEAALAGARQNAEAGRAAERTAAETLALAREADAAWRAYRTGRARAGELRARLEASETALQTQEAHLAAAVTEVTRREAALGTLDEHEYARAEYAREQAAQTYANLIAAQNKARARLDEVRLLVARREGLQEPLPDGCLPPGTPREWTAELTRTRASLEALGPVNARAEADHAAEAELLAAQHAELHDAETAASELRAHLHDLETAEGHATAAAFERVNAAFREYSAQLLGGQGELEGETDEAGRLRGLRLAVQPKGKRTRSMTLLSAGERTMAGLGFLFALNHAGGEGSAGGLPLAVLDEVDAPLDEANIRRFTAFLKLFSERGAQFLLVTHQKATMEIASALWGVTTDQTGASRVLSIKQPEDARAG; translated from the coding sequence ATGCTGCGCAGCATTACCCTCCAGGGCTTCAAAAGTTTTGCGGACCGGACCCGGCTGGAATTCGGGCCCGGTGTCAGTGCGGTCATCGGGCCCAATGGCAGCGGCAAGAGCAATGTCGTGGAGGCCATTCGCTGGGCCACCCACCAGGCGCGCGCGCGTGAACTGCGCGCCGGGCGGGCCTCGGAACTGATTTTTCATGGCAGCGGCGGCAAGGCCCCGCTGGGGCTGGCCGAGGTGCAGCTGGAACTGCATACCCCGGAAGGCCGGGTGAATCTGGCCCGGCGCATCTACCGTGACGGCGCGGCCGAGCAGGATCTGAATGGCCGCCCCGTGCGCGTGCGCGACGTGCAGGGCGCCCTGCGCGGCACCGGCCTGGGGCCCGGCGGGCTGGCGGTGATCGGGCAGGGCGAGGTGAGCGGGGTGGTGCAGGCCGAGGGCAAGACACTGCTAGGCCACGTGCAGGAGGCCGCCGGGCTGTCACGCGCGGTGTCGGCGCGGCAGGAAACCGAGGCGCGGCTGCGCGAGGCCGACACCCACCTGGGCGCGCTGCGGCTGGTGCTGGGCGAGCGCGAGGCGGCGCTGGCCCGCCTGGCCCGCGCGGCCCAGGAGGCCCGCGACTGGCGCACCCTGAGCCTGCGCGTGCTGACCCTGGAAGACGCCCTGCGCCGCGAGCGGCAGGCCGCGCACGCCCGCGAGATTGCCGCTGCCCGCGCCGAGGGCGCCGAGCTGGAGGCCCGCAGCGCCGCCCTGGGCGCCGAGGTGCAGGCCGCCGCCGCCGCCGTGGAACAGGCCCGCGAGGCCGCCCAGGGCGCCCGCGCCCGCCGCGACGCCTACGCGGGGGCCCTGGAGACCCTGCGCGCCGCCCGCGACGCCGCCGCGCAGGCCGGGCGCTACCGCGACCACCTGCTGGGCGAGCGCGCCGCCCTGCGGGCCGAACTGGACGCGCTGCCCAGGAGCCCCCCCGAGGTACCCGCCCCCGACCTGCCGGCCCTGGACGCCGCGCTGCAGGGCGCCCGCAGCGCGGCCGAAACTGCCGAGGCCCAGGCCCGCCGCCTGGACGCCGAACTGTCGCGCGCGCGCACGCTGGCTGCCCGCGCCGCCGAGGCCCAGGCCCGTGAGGCGGGGGGCCGCGAGACCCTGCGCGCCGAACTGGAACGCGCCCAGGGCAACCTGGACACCACCCTGGACGCCCTGCACGCCGCCCAGGAACGCCTGGACACCGCCCGGGACGCCCGCGAGCAGGCCGAGGCCGCCTACCGCACCCTGCACACCGAGCGCGAGGCGGCCCTGAACCATGAGCGGCACCTGCGGGCCGAACTGGCGCGGGTGAACGCCAGTGTGGCGCCGCTGCGCCGCGAGCGCGAGCGGCTGGAACAGACCCTGAATTCCTACGCCCGCTACGGCGAGGGCGCCCGCAACGCCCTGCGGCTGGACCACCCGGGCATCGTGGGCTCGGTGGCAGACCTCTTGAGCGTGCCCGCCGAGTACGAGACCGCGCTGGGGGCCGCGCTGGGCCGGCGGCTGGAGCAGGTGGTGGTGCAGCGCGCCGAGGACGCCCGTGAGATCATTGACGAACTGAAGCGGGTGGGGGGCCGCGCCACCTTTCTGCCGCTGGACCTGATTCGCGCCCGGCCACGCCGCGACGCGGCCCTGATGCGCGAGAACGGCGTGGTGGGCAACCTGGCCGACCTGTGCCCCAGCGACCCCCCGCTGGTGAGCGAGGCCATGCTGGCCGACACCCTGGTGGTGCGGGACCTGCGCGCCGCCAACCGTATGGCCCGCACGTACAGCAGCCGCCCCCGGCTGGTCACCCTGGACGGCGAACTGGTGGCGCCCGGCGGCGCGATCACCGGGGGCCGCGCGCGCGACACGGGCGCGGGCGTGCTCTCGGACCAGCGCCGGTTTCAGGAACTGGACGCCGAGCTGGACGACGCCGACCGCCAGAGCACCCACCTGGGCGCCGAGCTGAAGAAGCTGGAAGCGGCGCTGGCCGGAGGCGCCGCTGCGCACGACGCCCTGCTGGCCGCGCGGGAACGCGCCGCGCAGGAGGAAAGCCAGACCGAGCGCCGCGCCGCCGAACTGGGCGCGCAGGCCCGCAGCCTGGAAGCCCACCGCGACCGCCTCCGGGCCCGCCTGGGCCCGGAAGACCCTGCACCTGTGGACCCGGTCGCCCTGCCCGACCTGATTACCCTGGAAGCGGCCCTGGCCGGTGCCCGCCAGAACGCCGAAGCTGGCCGCGCCGCTGAGCGCACCGCCGCCGAAACCCTGGCGCTGGCCCGCGAGGCCGACGCCGCGTGGCGCGCCTACCGCACCGGCCGCGCCCGCGCCGGCGAGCTGCGTGCCCGCCTGGAAGCCAGTGAAACGGCCCTGCAGACCCAGGAGGCTCACCTCGCCGCCGCCGTGACCGAGGTGACCCGCCGCGAGGCCGCCCTGGGCACCCTGGATGAGCACGAGTACGCCCGCGCCGAATATGCCCGCGAGCAGGCCGCGCAGACCTACGCGAACCTCATTGCCGCGCAGAACAAGGCCCGCGCCCGGCTGGACGAGGTGCGCCTGCTGGTGGCCCGGCGCGAGGGGCTGCAAGAACCCCTGCCCGACGGCTGCCTGCCGCCCGGCACCCCACGCGAATGGACGGCCGAACTGACCCGCACCCGCGCCAGCCTGGAGGCCCTGGGCCCGGTGAACGCCCGCGCCGAGGCCGACCACGCCGCCGAGGCCGAGCTGCTGGCCGCCCAGCACGCCGAGCTGCACGACGCCGAAACGGCCGCCAGTGAACTGCGCGCCCACCTGCACGACCTGGAAACCGCTGAGGGCCACGCCACCGCCGCCGCCTTTGAGCGGGTGAACGCTGCCTTTCGCGAGTACAGCGCCCAGTTGCTGGGCGGCCAGGGCGAACTGGAAGGCGAGACCGATGAGGCCGGGCGCCTGCGCGGCCTGCGGCTGGCGGTGCAGCCGAAGGGCAAGCGCACCCGCTCCATGACGCTGCTCTCGGCGGGCGAGCGCACGATGGCGGGGCTGGGGTTCCTGTTCGCCCTGAACCATGCCGGGGGCGAGGGCAGCGCGGGTGGCCTGCCGCTGGCCGTGCTGGACGAGGTGGACGCCCCGCTGGACGAGGCCAACATCCGCCGCTTCACCGCCTTTTTAAAGCTGTTCAGCGAGCGCGGCGCCCAGTTTCTGCTGGTTACGCACCAGAAGGCCACCATGGAAATTGCCAGTGCCCTGTGGGGCGTGACCACGGACCAGACTGGTGCCAGCCGCGTGCTGAGCATCAAGCAGCCCGAGGATGCCCGGGCGGGGTAG
- a CDS encoding GerMN domain-containing protein, which translates to MILLRKLFSLFNVVAAALFVCSVLAVQAVQRTPPTPTPPKPDLEERQALKVKVYFTDPQVQRLKPETRTIQVVQTNPRAVAQAAVNVWAQGPFDKGLLGLVPAGGAAPKVYLRGQHFFVDLPEAYARLRYGTSGERMLLCTLTRTLLDARGQDVTFLLGGQTVETLGHMDLREPYTRGDCADE; encoded by the coding sequence ATGATCCTGCTGCGCAAGCTGTTCTCGCTGTTCAATGTGGTGGCCGCCGCCCTGTTTGTCTGTTCGGTGCTGGCCGTGCAGGCGGTGCAGCGCACCCCGCCCACGCCCACGCCCCCCAAGCCGGACCTGGAAGAGCGCCAGGCCCTGAAGGTCAAGGTGTATTTCACCGACCCCCAGGTGCAGCGCCTGAAACCAGAAACCCGCACCATTCAGGTGGTCCAGACCAACCCGCGCGCCGTGGCCCAGGCTGCCGTGAATGTGTGGGCCCAGGGGCCTTTTGACAAGGGCCTGCTGGGGCTGGTGCCTGCGGGCGGCGCGGCGCCCAAGGTGTATCTGCGCGGCCAGCACTTCTTCGTGGACCTGCCTGAAGCCTACGCCCGGCTGCGCTACGGCACGAGTGGCGAGCGCATGCTGCTGTGCACCCTCACGCGCACCCTGCTGGACGCCCGGGGCCAGGACGTGACCTTCCTGCTGGGCGGTCAGACCGTCGAGACCCTGGGCCACATGGACCTGCGCGAGCCCTACACGCGGGGGGACTGTGCGGACGAGTAA
- a CDS encoding N-acetylmuramoyl-L-alanine amidase produces the protein MRTAPQRAALRLLSAGLLLLGLAGAQIAFSRLSLAGQPVDSIQLYGAEYASQSALSGLLTVTREGPIVRVTGLGHTLLLPIDEDQQRATTDFNTVQLDTRRLQARAATLVNGNLYLPVETLAAGLGAQYEPGKLTVPPPQLLGVSSRAGRDADRLVLDLSRDVEMQDEGRGDRVVITLRGLKGEARRYTTRGAFVPSAEVARSGENLTVTLPLKASSGYRVYKVVRPGNVRVVVDAGPGVARSSPEVLTRVTAPLIVLDPVRVPGVGRDVTLEVARRAAELLSKFGWQVRMTRDTSQTLSREDALRLTRQSDVYLALDLGRLPGARRGGVTVYEQTGRASAPLINAIRAGAAPPYAALVVAGPGSTRRLGELLRGELKAGGVTAGRETTSRVLSLGEAPQAALLLELGWAGNAEDLAKLGVDQRLQVMAVAVARSVATYLTARANNNANISAGAAGAQP, from the coding sequence GTGCGAACAGCGCCCCAGCGCGCCGCCCTGCGCCTGCTGAGCGCTGGCCTGCTGCTGCTGGGGCTGGCCGGGGCGCAGATTGCTTTCAGTCGCCTGAGTCTGGCCGGGCAGCCAGTGGACAGTATTCAGCTGTACGGCGCTGAATACGCCAGCCAGAGTGCCCTGAGCGGCCTGCTGACGGTCACGCGTGAAGGCCCCATTGTGCGGGTGACGGGCCTGGGCCACACCCTGCTGCTGCCCATTGACGAGGACCAGCAGCGCGCCACCACCGATTTCAACACGGTGCAGCTGGACACCCGCCGCCTGCAGGCGCGCGCCGCCACGCTGGTCAACGGCAACCTGTACCTGCCAGTCGAGACCCTGGCCGCCGGCCTAGGCGCCCAGTACGAGCCCGGCAAGCTGACGGTGCCGCCCCCGCAGTTGCTGGGGGTGAGCAGCCGCGCCGGGCGCGACGCCGACCGGCTGGTGCTGGACCTCTCGCGCGACGTGGAGATGCAGGACGAGGGGCGCGGCGACCGCGTGGTGATTACCCTGCGCGGGCTGAAGGGCGAGGCAAGGCGCTACACCACCCGGGGGGCCTTTGTGCCCTCGGCGGAGGTGGCGCGCAGCGGCGAGAACCTGACGGTGACCCTGCCCCTGAAGGCCAGCAGCGGCTACCGGGTCTACAAGGTGGTGCGCCCCGGTAACGTGCGCGTGGTGGTGGACGCCGGGCCCGGGGTGGCGCGCAGCAGCCCCGAGGTGCTGACCCGGGTGACGGCCCCCCTGATTGTGCTGGACCCGGTGCGCGTGCCCGGCGTGGGCCGCGACGTGACACTGGAGGTGGCGCGGCGCGCGGCCGAGCTGCTCTCCAAGTTCGGCTGGCAGGTGCGCATGACCCGTGACACCAGCCAGACCCTGAGCCGCGAGGACGCCCTGCGGCTGACCCGCCAGAGCGACGTGTATCTGGCGCTGGACCTGGGGCGGCTGCCCGGCGCCCGGCGCGGCGGCGTCACTGTCTACGAGCAGACCGGCCGGGCAAGCGCGCCGCTGATCAACGCCATCCGGGCCGGTGCGGCCCCGCCCTACGCGGCGCTGGTGGTGGCCGGGCCCGGCAGCACCCGCCGCCTGGGTGAACTGCTGCGCGGCGAACTGAAGGCCGGCGGCGTTACCGCCGGGCGCGAAACCACCAGCCGGGTGCTCTCGCTGGGCGAGGCCCCGCAGGCCGCCCTGCTGCTGGAACTGGGCTGGGCTGGCAACGCCGAGGACCTCGCCAAGCTGGGCGTGGACCAGCGCCTGCAGGTGATGGCGGTGGCGGTGGCCCGCTCGGTGGCCACCTACCTGACCGCCCGGGCCAACAACAACGCCAACATCAGTGCCGGCGCAGCGGGGGCCCAGCCATGA
- the smpB gene encoding SsrA-binding protein SmpB has translation MPPVYTNRRAHYEYELLERFEAGISLTGSEVKSVRAGGVDFRDAFARLQGGNVELEGLYIPTYKEATYNNHEPRRTRRLLLNREEIGKLKRGLEQKGLTLVPTKLYQKGRYFKVELALARGKKLHDKRRAEAEKTVRRELREL, from the coding sequence ATGCCCCCCGTGTACACGAACCGCCGCGCTCATTACGAGTACGAATTACTGGAGCGCTTCGAGGCGGGCATCAGCCTGACGGGCAGTGAGGTCAAGAGCGTGCGGGCGGGCGGCGTGGATTTCCGCGACGCCTTTGCGCGGCTGCAGGGCGGCAACGTGGAACTGGAAGGGCTGTACATCCCCACCTACAAGGAAGCCACCTACAACAACCACGAGCCCCGGCGCACCCGCCGCCTGCTGCTCAACCGCGAGGAAATTGGCAAACTCAAGCGCGGGCTGGAGCAAAAGGGCCTGACGCTGGTGCCGACAAAGCTGTACCAGAAGGGCCGCTATTTCAAGGTAGAACTGGCCCTGGCGCGCGGCAAGAAGCTGCACGACAAGCGCCGCGCCGAGGCCGAGAAAACCGTGCGCCGGGAGCTGCGCGAACTGTGA
- a CDS encoding SDR family oxidoreductase, producing the protein MTTHTQRGKSAFITGASKGIGRAVAQALVGEGYSVTITSRHQPEIEGVAAELGAQARGVACDVKDPQAVQAAVDAHVAAFGGLDVLFVNAGVGHFASVADLSIEQWQDVIDTNLSGAFYTVKAAIPALSQRGGYIFTLSSLAGKNPFAGGAAYNASKFGLNGLSEVLMLDLRDRGIKVTQIMPGSVATHFGGHTPGEQDAWKIQPEDLAQLTVDLLRMPARTLPSRVEVRPSRPRKG; encoded by the coding sequence ATGACCACCCACACGCAACGTGGCAAGAGCGCCTTTATCACCGGGGCCAGCAAGGGCATTGGGCGGGCCGTGGCCCAGGCGCTGGTGGGAGAGGGCTACAGCGTGACGATCACCAGCCGCCACCAGCCCGAGATTGAAGGGGTGGCGGCGGAACTGGGAGCCCAGGCCCGGGGGGTGGCCTGCGACGTGAAAGACCCGCAGGCCGTGCAGGCCGCCGTGGACGCCCATGTGGCGGCGTTCGGTGGCCTGGACGTCTTGTTCGTGAATGCGGGCGTGGGCCACTTTGCTTCAGTGGCTGACCTGAGCATCGAGCAGTGGCAGGACGTGATAGACACCAATCTCAGCGGCGCCTTTTACACCGTCAAGGCGGCCATTCCGGCGCTGTCGCAGCGCGGCGGGTACATCTTCACCCTCTCCAGTCTCGCGGGCAAGAACCCCTTTGCAGGCGGCGCGGCCTACAACGCCAGCAAATTCGGCCTGAACGGCCTGTCCGAGGTGCTGATGCTGGACCTGCGTGACCGGGGCATCAAGGTGACCCAGATCATGCCCGGCAGCGTGGCCACGCACTTTGGCGGCCATACCCCCGGCGAACAGGACGCCTGGAAGATTCAGCCCGAGGACCTCGCGCAGCTGACGGTGGACCTGCTGCGCATGCCCGCGCGCACCCTGCCCAGCCGCGTGGAGGTGCGGCCCAGCCGGCCGAGGAAGGGGTAG